The proteins below are encoded in one region of Homo sapiens chromosome 2, GRCh38.p14 Primary Assembly:
- the IDH1 gene encoding isocitrate dehydrogenase [NADP] cytoplasmic produces the protein MSKKISGGSVVEMQGDEMTRIIWELIKEKLIFPYVELDLHSYDLGIENRDATNDQVTKDAAEAIKKHNVGVKCATITPDEKRVEEFKLKQMWKSPNGTIRNILGGTVFREAIICKNIPRLVSGWVKPIIIGRHAYGDQYRATDFVVPGPGKVEITYTPSDGTQKVTYLVHNFEEGGGVAMGMYNQDKSIEDFAHSSFQMALSKGWPLYLSTKNTILKKYDGRFKDIFQEIYDKQYKSQFEAQKIWYEHRLIDDMVAQAMKSEGGFIWACKNYDGDVQSDSVAQGYGSLGMMTSVLVCPDGKTVEAEAAHGTVTRHYRMYQKGQETSTNPIASIFAWTRGLAHRAKLDNNKELAFFANALEEVSIETIEAGFMTKDLAACIKGLPNVQRSDYLNTFEFMDKLGENLKIKLAQAKL, from the exons ATGTCCAAAAAAATCAGTGGCGGTTCTGTGGTAGAGATGCAAGGAGATGAAATGACACGAATCATTTGGGAATTGATTAAAGAGAAACTCATTTTTCCCTACGTGGAATTGGATCTACATAG ctATGATTTAGGCATAGAGAATCGTGATGCCACCAACGACCAAGTCACCAAGGATGCTGCAGAAGCTATAAAGAAGCATAATGTTGGCGTCAAATGTGCCACTATCACTCCTGATGAGAAGAGGGTTGAGGAGTTCAAGTTGAAACAAATGTGGAAATCACCAAATGGCACCATACGAAATATTCTGGGTGGCACGGTCTTCAGAGAAGCCATTATCTGCAAAAATATCCCCCGGCTTGTGAGTGGATGGGTAAAACCTATCATCATAGGTCGTCATGCTTATGGGGATCAA TACAGAGCAACTGATTTTGTTGTTCCTGGGCCTGGAAAAGTAGAGATAACCTACACACCAAGTGACGGAACCCAAAAGGTGACATACCTGGTACATAACTTTGAAG AAGGTGGTGGTGTTGCCATGGGGATGTATAATCAAGATAAGTCAATTGAAGATTTTGCACACAGTTCCTTCCAAATGGCTCTGTCTAAGGGTTGGCCTTTGTATCTGAGCACCAAAAACACTATTCTGAAGAAATATGATGGGCGTTTTAAAGACATCTTTCAGGAGATATATGACAA GCAGTACAAGTCCCAGTTTGAAGCTCAAAAGATCTGGTATGAGCATAGGCTCATCGACGACATGGTGGCCCAAGCTATGAAATCAGAGGGAGGCTTCATCTGGGCCTGTAAAAACTATGATGGTGACGTGCAGTCGGACTCTGTGGCCCAAG GGTATGGCTCTCTCGGCATGATGACCAGCGTGCTGGTTTGTCCAGATGGCAAGACAGTAGAAGCAGAGGCTGCCCACGGGACTGTAACCCGTCACTACCGCATGTACCAGAAAGGACAGGAGACGTCCACCAATCCCATTG CTTCCATTTTTGCCTGGACCAGAGGGTTAGCCCACAGAGCAAAGCTTGATAACAATAAAGAGCTTGCCTTCTTTGCAAATGCTTTGGAAGAAGTCTCTATTGAGACAATTGAGGCTGGCTTCATGACCAAGGACTTGGCTGCTTGCATTAAAGGTTTACCCAA